In the Choloepus didactylus isolate mChoDid1 chromosome 5, mChoDid1.pri, whole genome shotgun sequence genome, one interval contains:
- the LOC119534373 gene encoding axonemal dynein light intermediate polypeptide 1-like — protein sequence MIPPADSLLKYDTPVLVSRNMEKRSPKARPLKVSPQQPGTSGPVPQPPKTKLPSTSSVPDPTKQAEEILNAILPPREWVEDTQLWIQQVSSTPSTRMDVVHLQEQLDLKLQQRQARETGICPVCRELYSQCFDELIREVTINCAEQGLLLLRVRDKIRMTIAAYQTLYESSVAFGMRKALQAEQGKSDMEKKIAELETEKRDLERQVNEQKARCEATEKQESERRQVEEKKHNEEIQFLKRTNQQLKAQLEGIIAPKK from the coding sequence ATGATTCCCCCCGCAGATTCGCTGCTCAAGTACGACACCCCGGTGCTGGTGAGCCGGAACATGGAGAAACGAAGCCCCAAAGCTCGGCCACTGAAAGTCAGCCCCCAGCAGCCTGGAACCTCGGGTCCAGTCCCACAGCCACCAAAGACCAAGCTCCCCTCAACTTCCTCTGTCCCAGACCctacaaagcaagcagaagaaatctTGAATGCCATCCTGCCCCCAAGGGAGTGGGTGGAAGACACTCAGCTATGGATCCAGCAGGTGTCCAGCACCCCCAGCACCAGGATGGACGTGGTGCACCTCCAGGAGCAGTTGGACCTGAAGCTGCAGCAGCGGCAGGCCAGGGAGACGGGCATCTGCCCTGTCTGCAGAGAGCTCTACTCCCAATGTTTTGATGAACTGATTCGTGAGGTCACCATCAACTGTGCGGAGCAGGGCCTGCTGCTCCTGCGTGTCCGGGACAAGATCCGCATGACCATCGCCGCCTACCAGACTTTGTACGAGAGCAGCGTGGCCTTCGGCATGAGGAAGGCGCTCCAGGCCGAGCAGGGGAAGTCAGACATGGAGAAGAAAATTGCAGAAttggaaacagaaaagagagacttggagaggcaaGTGAACGAGCAGAAGGCAAGATGTGAGGCCACCGAGAAGCAGGAGAGTGAGAGGCGACAAGTGGAGGAAAAGAAGCACAACGAGGAGATTCAATTCCTAAAGCGGACGAATCAGCAGCTGAAGGCCCAACTGGAAGGCATTATTGCAccaaagaagtga